In Geminocystis sp. NIES-3708, a single window of DNA contains:
- the glnA gene encoding type I glutamate--ammonia ligase, with protein MPETPQEVLKMIQDNNIKIIDLKFIDMPGIWQHCSFYYDQIDENSFTEGVAFDGSSIRGWKAINDSDMAMVPDPTTAWIDPFYAEPTLSMICRIKEPRTGEWYSRDPRSIATKAVDYLASCGIGDTAYFGPEAEFFIFDDVRFDQTENKGYYYVDSIEGRWNSGRVEEGGNLGYKPGYKQGYFPVAPTDTQQDIRTEMLLTMAKCGVPIEKHHHEVATGGQNELGIKFATLVESADYLMTYKYVVKNVCKKYGKTATFMPKPLFNDNGSGMHTHQSIWQDGVPLFAGDKYAGLSQMALHYIGGIIKHAPALLALTNPTTNSYKRLVPGFEAPVNLAYSQGNRSASIRIPLSGPNPKAKRLEFRCPDATSNPYLAFAAMLCAGIDGIKNQIDPGEPLDVDIYDLSPEELSKIPSTPGSLEAALEALENDHAFLTDSGVFTTDFIENWIEYKLDNEVNPMRLRPHPYEFSLYYDC; from the coding sequence ATGCCCGAAACTCCCCAAGAAGTCTTGAAAATGATTCAAGATAATAATATTAAAATTATTGACCTCAAATTCATTGATATGCCAGGTATTTGGCAACATTGTTCTTTCTACTATGATCAAATAGACGAGAACTCTTTTACAGAGGGTGTTGCTTTTGATGGTTCTAGTATTCGTGGTTGGAAAGCTATTAATGATTCTGATATGGCAATGGTACCAGATCCTACCACCGCATGGATCGATCCTTTTTATGCTGAACCTACACTTAGCATGATTTGTCGTATTAAAGAACCTCGCACGGGGGAATGGTATTCAAGAGATCCTCGTAGTATTGCCACTAAAGCCGTTGATTATTTAGCTTCTTGTGGCATTGGTGATACTGCTTATTTTGGTCCTGAAGCTGAGTTTTTTATCTTTGATGATGTACGCTTTGATCAAACCGAAAATAAAGGTTATTATTACGTTGATAGCATTGAAGGACGTTGGAATTCTGGGCGAGTGGAAGAAGGCGGTAACTTAGGCTATAAACCCGGTTATAAACAAGGATATTTTCCCGTAGCACCCACAGATACCCAGCAAGACATTCGTACAGAAATGCTCTTAACAATGGCAAAATGTGGTGTACCTATCGAAAAACATCACCATGAAGTAGCAACAGGCGGTCAAAATGAGTTAGGTATTAAGTTTGCTACCCTCGTAGAATCAGCAGACTATTTAATGACTTATAAATATGTCGTGAAAAACGTCTGTAAAAAATATGGAAAAACGGCTACGTTTATGCCTAAACCTTTATTTAATGATAATGGTTCAGGAATGCACACTCATCAATCTATTTGGCAAGATGGCGTACCATTATTCGCAGGGGATAAATACGCTGGTTTAAGCCAAATGGCTTTACATTATATAGGTGGTATTATCAAACATGCTCCTGCTCTTTTAGCATTAACTAATCCTACAACAAACTCCTATAAAAGATTAGTTCCGGGTTTTGAAGCACCTGTAAACTTAGCTTACTCTCAGGGAAATAGATCTGCTTCTATTCGTATTCCTCTATCTGGTCCTAACCCCAAGGCCAAACGCTTAGAATTCCGTTGTCCTGATGCTACAAGTAATCCTTATTTAGCATTTGCTGCGATGTTATGTGCTGGTATTGACGGTATTAAAAATCAAATTGATCCCGGTGAGCCTTTAGATGTTGATATTTATGATTTATCTCCTGAAGAGTTAAGTAAAATTCCTTCTACTCCCGGTTCATTAGAAGCAGCACTAGAAGCTCTAGAAAATGATCACGCTTTCTTGACGGATAGTGGTGTATTTACCACTGATTTCATTGAAAACTGGATTGAATATAAACTGGATAATGAAGTTAATCCTATGCGTCTTCGTCCTCATCCTTATGAGTTTTCTCTGTACTATGATTGTTAA
- a CDS encoding YkgJ family cysteine cluster protein, whose translation MSEWRCIEKCGACCNLDPSDRPDLGDYLTQSELELYLSMVGKDGWCVNYDQELRKCQIYDDRPRFCRVKPDVFQEMYDIPLDKFQEFAIDCCHQQIEGVYGEESEEINSYRLQVG comes from the coding sequence ATGAGTGAATGGCGTTGTATTGAAAAATGTGGTGCTTGTTGTAATTTAGATCCTAGTGATCGTCCTGATTTAGGGGATTATCTTACACAATCAGAGTTAGAATTGTATTTGAGTATGGTAGGAAAAGATGGTTGGTGTGTTAATTATGATCAAGAGTTAAGAAAGTGTCAGATATATGACGATCGCCCTCGTTTTTGTCGGGTGAAACCTGATGTTTTTCAAGAAATGTATGATATTCCTTTGGATAAGTTTCAGGAATTCGCTATTGATTGTTGTCATCAACAAATTGAAGGAGTCTATGGAGAAGAAAGTGAGGAAATCAATAGTTATCGCTTACAAGTAGGTTAA
- the malQ gene encoding 4-alpha-glucanotransferase: protein MHCSEDVIFMFDRRLSGILLHPTSLPSNYGIGDLGNGAYRFVDFLEKGDQQVWQILPLGPTGAGNSPYLAYSALAGNPLMISLDILYGDDLLTEEDLETVKTTFEKQNSSRVNFDLVIKQKYPLFRKAFETFQEKEDEEYQLEFSQFCEDYRYWLEDYALYMALKDYHQGAAWFQWDEAIAKRNPEAIHQWQMKLGKEMFYHKFLQFSFFKQWRNLKKYANEKNVKIFGDIPIYVAHDSVDVWANQEIFCLDAKTGAAALMAGVPPDYFSETGQLWGNPVYDWEVLEKTNFAWWIQRIKGMLEYVDIMRIDHFRGFEAYWAVPEGETTAVNGEWLTAPGDKFFAILDKELGTLPIVAEDLGVITPEVEELRDKYKFPGMKVLHFAFDSDRANGFLPYNYNDRNFVVYTGTHDNDTTVGWFEKRSFSEKKRVVDFMGGICNEGIHWSLIRLALASVANLAIFPVQDLLGLGSDSKMNTPGTITDNWSWRYEDNVLTDDISEHLKYLTFLYGRASF from the coding sequence ATTCATTGTTCAGAGGATGTTATTTTTATGTTCGATCGCAGACTCAGTGGAATTTTATTACATCCAACTTCTTTACCCAGTAATTATGGTATCGGTGATTTAGGCAACGGTGCTTATCGATTTGTGGATTTTTTAGAAAAAGGAGATCAACAAGTATGGCAAATTCTGCCTTTAGGACCAACTGGGGCAGGAAATTCGCCTTATTTAGCCTATAGTGCTCTGGCTGGTAATCCTTTGATGATTAGCTTAGATATTCTTTATGGTGATGATTTATTAACAGAGGAAGATTTAGAGACTGTTAAAACTACTTTTGAGAAACAAAATTCTTCACGGGTTAACTTTGACTTAGTCATTAAGCAAAAATATCCTTTATTTCGTAAAGCTTTTGAAACATTTCAAGAAAAAGAAGATGAGGAATATCAGCTCGAATTTAGCCAATTTTGCGAAGATTATCGTTACTGGTTAGAAGATTATGCTCTTTACATGGCTCTCAAAGACTATCATCAAGGAGCGGCTTGGTTTCAATGGGATGAGGCGATCGCCAAACGCAATCCAGAAGCGATACATCAATGGCAGATGAAACTGGGAAAAGAGATGTTTTATCATAAATTTTTACAATTTAGTTTCTTCAAACAGTGGCGAAATTTAAAAAAATATGCTAACGAAAAAAATGTTAAAATTTTTGGAGATATTCCTATTTACGTTGCCCATGATAGCGTTGATGTATGGGCAAATCAAGAAATTTTTTGTTTAGATGCCAAAACTGGTGCTGCGGCTTTAATGGCAGGAGTGCCACCTGATTATTTTAGTGAAACTGGACAATTATGGGGTAATCCTGTTTACGATTGGGAGGTATTAGAAAAAACTAATTTTGCTTGGTGGATACAACGTATTAAGGGAATGTTAGAATACGTTGACATTATGCGTATTGATCATTTTCGAGGTTTTGAGGCTTATTGGGCAGTGCCAGAAGGAGAAACCACTGCTGTTAACGGAGAATGGTTAACTGCCCCAGGAGACAAGTTTTTTGCGATTTTAGACAAAGAATTAGGTACTTTACCCATAGTTGCAGAAGATTTAGGAGTTATCACCCCAGAAGTCGAAGAATTACGAGATAAGTATAAATTTCCCGGCATGAAAGTTTTACATTTTGCTTTTGACTCTGATCGAGCTAACGGTTTTTTACCCTATAACTATAACGACCGCAATTTTGTTGTTTATACAGGCACTCACGATAATGATACCACCGTGGGATGGTTTGAGAAACGCTCATTTAGTGAGAAAAAAAGAGTAGTAGATTTTATGGGAGGGATTTGTAACGAAGGTATTCATTGGAGTTTAATTCGTTTAGCCTTAGCATCCGTAGCCAATTTAGCTATTTTTCCAGTACAAGATCTGTTAGGGTTAGGTTCAGACTCGAAGATGAACACCCCCGGCACTATTACAGATAACTGGAGTTGGCGCTATGAAGATAATGTGTTAACCGATGACATTAGCGAACATCTCAAATATTTAACTTTTCTTTACGGCAGAGCATCATTCTGA
- the psb30 gene encoding photosystem II reaction center protein Ycf12/Psb30 — protein MDFITNLFSGLDLQVILQLTSVGFILVAGPVIVFILYALRGDL, from the coding sequence ATGGATTTTATTACAAATCTTTTTAGTGGTTTAGATTTACAAGTTATTTTACAATTGACTTCTGTCGGTTTCATTTTAGTTGCTGGTCCTGTGATCGTTTTCATTCTCTATGCTTTAAGAGGTGACTTATAA